In Chitinivorax tropicus, one genomic interval encodes:
- a CDS encoding GTP-binding protein, translating into MAKEKFERTKPHVNVGTIGHVDHGKTTLTAAITTILS; encoded by the coding sequence ATGGCTAAGGAAAAGTTCGAGCGGACGAAGCCGCACGTAAACGTAGGCACGATTGGTCACGTTGACCACGGCAAGACAACGCTGACAGCTGCGATCACCACGATTCTGTC